The following are from one region of the Rosistilla carotiformis genome:
- a CDS encoding glutaminyl-peptide cyclotransferase, whose amino-acid sequence MTESHAPSENKRPLPSAGWSAYRWLLTGAVGLMALGCVAILLSANQTTATPISSFEVVATYPHDAAAFTQGLAIADGRMYEGTGQYGSSSLRRVDLPTGNVLQSISLNRDLFGEGITVWKDSIIQLTWKKRRAFVFDRETFQHRKTLRYAGEGWGLTHDGTHLIMSDGSSRLRFLDPETFKEIRQVIVHDGRRRIDDLNELEFVEGEIFANVWYNDSVARISPVDGRVLGWIDLHSLWPANQRPTREHVLNGIAYDRDAKRLFVTGKNWPKLYEVRIVESN is encoded by the coding sequence GTGACCGAGTCCCATGCCCCCTCTGAAAACAAGCGTCCCCTGCCATCGGCAGGCTGGTCGGCCTACCGCTGGCTGCTGACCGGAGCTGTCGGCCTGATGGCGTTGGGATGTGTGGCGATTCTTTTGTCCGCTAATCAAACGACCGCGACACCGATCTCCAGTTTTGAAGTGGTCGCGACGTACCCGCACGATGCGGCAGCGTTTACCCAAGGTCTGGCGATTGCCGATGGCCGGATGTACGAAGGGACGGGGCAATATGGCAGCAGTTCGTTGCGTCGTGTCGATCTACCGACGGGGAACGTGTTGCAAAGCATCTCCCTGAACCGCGATCTGTTCGGTGAAGGGATTACCGTCTGGAAAGACTCGATCATCCAATTGACGTGGAAGAAGCGTCGGGCGTTTGTCTTCGACCGCGAAACCTTCCAACATCGCAAGACGCTCCGCTACGCAGGCGAAGGCTGGGGGCTGACCCACGATGGCACCCATCTGATCATGAGCGACGGATCATCGCGGCTGCGATTCCTCGATCCGGAAACGTTTAAGGAAATCCGGCAAGTGATCGTGCACGATGGCCGACGCCGAATCGACGACCTCAACGAATTGGAGTTCGTCGAAGGAGAGATCTTTGCCAACGTCTGGTACAACGATTCCGTCGCCCGAATCTCTCCGGTCGACGGTCGCGTTTTGGGTTGGATCGATTTGCACAGCCTCTGGCCGGCAAACCAACGGCCAACTCGCGAGCATGTGCTCAATGGGATCGCATACGATCGCGACGCCAAACGGTTGTTTGTGACCGGAAAAAACTGGCCCAAGCTGTACGAAGTGCGGATCGTCGAGAGCAATTGA
- a CDS encoding ribonuclease H family protein, with protein MVAALPEFLLVCETRLDEEDRHHWRFSLETILGQSVVEASDHEPCDLNRLALWSVVRGLEALDGPSCVTMMCSNRYVIHGLRNGLSGWRETRFNWDHFGRMVSIPNADLWRRIDRALDIHQVSTCWLSAAFLSQGRNSARMPESRPAPLDRIRKWLAGQAVADTPTFAVA; from the coding sequence ATGGTCGCTGCATTACCGGAGTTTCTGTTGGTGTGCGAGACGCGTTTGGATGAAGAGGACCGCCATCATTGGCGGTTCAGTTTGGAGACGATTTTGGGACAGAGTGTCGTTGAAGCGAGTGATCATGAACCGTGTGATCTCAATCGATTGGCGTTGTGGTCTGTCGTTCGCGGACTGGAGGCCCTTGATGGGCCCAGTTGCGTAACGATGATGTGCAGCAACCGCTACGTGATTCATGGACTCCGCAACGGTCTGTCGGGTTGGCGAGAAACGCGTTTCAACTGGGATCATTTTGGCCGCATGGTTTCGATTCCCAATGCCGATTTGTGGCGGCGAATCGACCGAGCGTTGGATATCCATCAGGTCAGTACGTGTTGGTTAAGTGCCGCGTTTTTGTCGCAAGGACGAAATTCAGCGCGGATGCCCGAATCGCGTCCTGCACCGTTGGATCGGATCCGCAAATGGCTCGCAGGCCAAGCGGTTGCCGACACGCCAACGTTTGCCGTCGCCTGA
- the radC gene encoding RadC family protein, which produces MTIPKQRSDSTTRRYQRYLPVIERVSAHDAFPIAAVHRACDPEKRGFVTRVVNELVGQGWLLREATATDQTLYRWNTGLGEFSAAKWLDEKLFGNQIKLAPQQDRPRERLLAQGAENLRTAELFAILVRSGRPGESAMMAGERLANEFAEKLDRLPTAGRGELKSISPAVEKTAYCQIMAGIELGRRIAAMSEAPATTKICSTAEAAAFCRRHFARLVSDMRREEFHIVTLDTKNQVIDTHCITVGTLDASLVHPREVFRAAIKDAAQSIVLVHNHPSGDPSPSPEDFAVTRRLESAGETIGISVLDHIVLGRQGHVSIRQGAG; this is translated from the coding sequence ATGACCATTCCGAAACAGCGATCCGATTCCACGACACGCCGGTACCAACGTTACCTGCCCGTGATTGAAAGGGTTTCCGCACACGATGCGTTTCCAATCGCTGCGGTGCACCGCGCCTGCGATCCGGAAAAACGAGGCTTTGTGACGCGAGTCGTTAACGAACTGGTGGGGCAAGGCTGGTTGCTGCGCGAAGCGACCGCGACCGATCAGACGCTGTATCGATGGAACACGGGGCTGGGCGAGTTTTCGGCAGCCAAATGGCTGGACGAAAAACTGTTTGGCAATCAAATCAAACTGGCCCCCCAGCAAGATCGACCGCGAGAGCGGTTGTTGGCACAGGGCGCTGAAAACTTGCGGACCGCCGAACTCTTCGCGATTCTCGTGCGCAGCGGTCGGCCAGGAGAATCGGCGATGATGGCGGGAGAGCGTCTAGCCAACGAGTTCGCGGAAAAACTGGATCGATTGCCTACGGCCGGTCGCGGGGAACTGAAATCGATCAGTCCGGCTGTCGAAAAGACTGCCTACTGCCAGATCATGGCGGGGATCGAATTGGGACGGCGGATAGCCGCGATGTCCGAAGCACCGGCGACGACGAAGATCTGCAGCACCGCCGAAGCGGCTGCCTTCTGCCGCCGACATTTCGCGCGTTTGGTCAGCGACATGCGACGCGAAGAATTCCATATCGTCACGCTGGATACCAAGAACCAAGTGATCGATACGCACTGCATCACCGTCGGCACGTTGGATGCCAGTCTGGTCCATCCCCGCGAAGTCTTTCGCGCCGCGATCAAAGACGCGGCGCAATCGATCGTCTTGGTCCACAATCACCCTTCGGGCGACCCGAGCCCTAGTCCCGAAGACTTTGCCGTGACGCGGCGGTTGGAATCCGCCGGCGAGACGATCGGGATTAGCGT
- the glgB gene encoding 1,4-alpha-glucan branching protein GlgB gives MHTQVPLDGIGRLVAGRHENPAELLGPHPVEYQGRKAIAVRAFVPDSSQVWLVDQPEESPRLMRRLHPAGFYEAICPLDNEAVSPNYRLKVAHNSGEVTIMPDPYAVEPLLQELDRYLLGEGRHYELYKRLGAQIRTVGGTSGVNFSVWAPNAKTVQVVGDFNNWDGGKHAMKVHPNLGVWELFIPEVKEGDIYKFRILQQDGVWNDKSDPLGFAAELPPRTASIVTRLDTHSWQDDTWMESRRESNQLEKPFNIYEVHLGSWQQGGDQEHGWLNYRDLAHRLVDYCKEMNFTHLELMPISEHPFTGSWGYQTVGYFAATSRYGTPEDFMYFVDHCHQNGIGVILDWVPAHYPKDGHGLAHFDGSALYEHADPRQGEHPDWGTNIFNYGRNEVRNFLISNALFWLDKYHIDGLRVDAVASMLYLDYSREAGQWIPNQHGGRENIAAIDFLREFNVVVHEKFPGAVTIAEESTAWGGVSRPTYDGGLGFTFKWNMGWMNDTLDYFHNDPIHRSHHHNELTFSLIYAFTENFTLPLSHDEVVHGKGALLSQMPGDLWQKFANLRLLYSYMWTHPGKKLLFMGGEFGQWNEWNEDGPIQWELLDFDTHRGIQNLVRDLNKLVIENPAMHHDDFTAAGFEWVDCMNANDSVLAYVRKADGYGPALMVCANFTPVVRKGYHVGITQSGRWTEVFNSDAEAYGGSNIVNPGMTQSLGIPHHGRTDSIKIDLPPLGIVVLKHEA, from the coding sequence ATGCACACTCAGGTCCCGCTTGATGGAATCGGACGCCTGGTCGCCGGGCGTCATGAAAACCCTGCTGAACTGCTCGGTCCGCATCCGGTAGAATACCAGGGTCGCAAAGCGATCGCCGTGCGGGCGTTTGTCCCCGACAGCTCCCAGGTCTGGTTGGTCGATCAGCCCGAAGAATCGCCACGGTTGATGCGTCGGTTGCATCCAGCCGGTTTTTACGAAGCCATTTGCCCGCTCGACAACGAAGCCGTTTCCCCAAACTACCGCTTGAAAGTCGCCCATAATTCGGGCGAAGTGACCATCATGCCTGATCCATACGCCGTTGAACCGTTGTTGCAAGAACTCGATCGCTACCTGTTGGGTGAAGGTCGGCATTACGAGCTATACAAGCGTTTGGGAGCTCAGATTCGGACCGTCGGCGGCACCTCGGGTGTGAACTTCAGCGTTTGGGCGCCCAATGCCAAGACGGTTCAGGTGGTTGGCGATTTCAACAATTGGGACGGCGGCAAGCATGCCATGAAGGTCCATCCCAATCTGGGCGTTTGGGAATTGTTTATTCCTGAGGTGAAGGAAGGGGATATCTATAAATTCCGCATCCTCCAGCAGGATGGCGTATGGAACGACAAGAGCGATCCGTTGGGGTTTGCCGCCGAACTACCGCCGCGAACCGCGTCGATTGTGACTCGGTTGGACACCCACAGCTGGCAAGATGATACGTGGATGGAAAGCCGCCGCGAATCCAACCAGCTGGAAAAGCCGTTTAATATCTATGAAGTCCATCTTGGCAGCTGGCAGCAAGGGGGCGATCAGGAGCACGGTTGGTTGAACTACCGCGACCTGGCTCATCGGTTGGTCGACTATTGCAAGGAAATGAACTTCACCCACTTGGAACTGATGCCGATCAGCGAGCATCCGTTCACCGGCAGCTGGGGCTACCAAACGGTCGGTTATTTCGCCGCCACCAGCCGTTACGGTACGCCGGAAGATTTCATGTACTTCGTCGACCATTGCCACCAAAACGGGATCGGCGTGATCTTGGACTGGGTTCCCGCCCACTATCCCAAAGATGGCCACGGGTTGGCCCATTTCGATGGATCGGCGCTGTACGAACATGCCGATCCACGGCAGGGCGAACATCCCGACTGGGGCACAAATATCTTCAATTACGGACGTAATGAAGTCCGCAATTTCCTGATCTCCAACGCCCTGTTCTGGCTCGACAAATACCACATCGACGGGCTTCGCGTCGACGCAGTGGCGTCGATGCTGTACCTGGATTACAGCCGCGAAGCGGGCCAATGGATTCCCAACCAACATGGCGGACGCGAGAACATCGCTGCGATCGACTTCCTGCGTGAATTTAATGTCGTGGTCCACGAGAAGTTCCCCGGAGCGGTCACGATTGCGGAAGAATCGACAGCGTGGGGCGGCGTTTCGCGGCCGACCTATGACGGCGGTTTAGGTTTCACGTTTAAGTGGAACATGGGCTGGATGAACGATACGTTGGATTATTTTCACAACGATCCGATCCACCGCAGCCATCACCACAATGAACTGACGTTCAGTCTGATCTATGCCTTCACCGAAAACTTCACCCTGCCGCTGTCGCACGACGAAGTGGTGCATGGCAAGGGAGCGTTGTTGTCGCAAATGCCCGGCGATCTATGGCAGAAGTTCGCCAACTTGCGGCTGCTGTACTCCTACATGTGGACGCACCCCGGCAAGAAGTTGCTATTCATGGGGGGCGAGTTTGGGCAATGGAACGAATGGAACGAAGATGGTCCGATCCAGTGGGAACTGCTTGATTTCGACACCCATCGCGGCATCCAAAATTTGGTTCGCGATCTGAATAAGCTGGTGATCGAGAATCCCGCCATGCATCACGATGATTTCACCGCCGCCGGCTTTGAATGGGTCGACTGCATGAACGCCAACGACAGCGTCTTGGCCTACGTTCGCAAAGCCGATGGGTATGGCCCCGCGCTGATGGTCTGTGCCAACTTCACCCCCGTTGTCCGTAAGGGCTACCACGTGGGGATCACGCAGAGTGGTCGTTGGACGGAGGTGTTTAATTCGGATGCGGAGGCTTACGGCGGCAGCAACATCGTCAACCCCGGCATGACGCAATCGTTGGGCATCCCGCACCACGGCCGTACCGATTCGATTAAGATCGATCTGCCGCCGTTGGGCATCGTGGTGCTGAAGCACGAAGCGTAA
- a CDS encoding carboxypeptidase regulatory-like domain-containing protein, protein MKASTSAAFLVAIGCILLLTSIGCGPPIGPTSGIVRFDDGEPVRSGSIEFRRLSDKERFASRISSGGEFQPVNQAGEIGLPPGSYEVVVVQIVLTEDLAKSAHAHGNTVPRRYADYYTSGLSVEVAEAQTEPIELILETDDES, encoded by the coding sequence GTGAAGGCTTCCACGTCAGCAGCGTTCCTGGTCGCGATTGGCTGCATCCTGTTGCTCACGTCGATAGGATGCGGGCCCCCGATCGGTCCAACCTCGGGCATCGTGCGATTCGACGACGGCGAGCCTGTTAGGTCGGGGAGTATCGAATTTCGCAGGCTAAGCGACAAGGAACGATTTGCAAGTCGCATCTCATCCGGTGGCGAATTCCAGCCCGTCAACCAAGCTGGCGAGATCGGTCTACCACCGGGATCGTACGAAGTCGTCGTCGTCCAAATCGTGCTGACCGAAGACCTCGCAAAATCGGCCCATGCCCACGGAAACACGGTTCCCCGTCGCTACGCCGACTACTACACCAGCGGACTTTCTGTCGAGGTTGCCGAAGCGCAAACCGAACCGATCGAACTGATTCTGGAAACCGACGACGAATCGTAG
- a CDS encoding DUF1559 domain-containing protein, which yields MKTPHTRLGFTLIELLVVISIIGILVALLLPAVQAAREAARRTDCANRVRQLAVATHMHHDVFRYFPPARYESRPDAAPSNQCGLETPTWLARVMPFIEQVSLGDQWEFSKPWHEHDESVRTVVPDIFLCPSRRSGTQPIGTRNLRTTVDGGGGRLPCGCPIPPRTNDVAVDVPGALCDYAGNHGDLTPGATGAPTDFYYGGNGTGVIISVHPTCKDGKAIGPSDRIRMASVSDGTSSTFLFGEKFVPLDGLAQFPEDSPAYDGDHLPASCRLAGPGLRLASGPRDVLADMFSFGSWHPAGVHFALVDGSVRMFSPTTDTKTLGSLANRGDARVVELMQ from the coding sequence ATGAAAACGCCTCATACGCGCCTCGGCTTTACCCTCATCGAGCTGCTGGTTGTGATTTCGATCATCGGTATCTTGGTTGCCTTGCTGTTGCCAGCGGTGCAGGCTGCGCGGGAAGCGGCGCGGCGTACCGATTGTGCGAACCGCGTGCGGCAATTGGCCGTTGCGACGCACATGCACCACGATGTGTTCCGCTACTTTCCGCCGGCGCGTTATGAATCGCGTCCCGATGCCGCCCCATCGAATCAATGCGGTTTGGAAACGCCAACTTGGTTGGCCCGCGTGATGCCATTCATCGAACAAGTCTCGCTCGGCGATCAATGGGAGTTTTCCAAACCGTGGCACGAACACGACGAAAGTGTACGGACGGTTGTCCCCGACATTTTCTTATGTCCTTCGCGACGCTCCGGCACGCAACCGATCGGGACGCGGAACTTGCGGACGACGGTCGATGGAGGCGGCGGACGGTTGCCCTGCGGTTGCCCGATTCCGCCACGCACCAATGATGTCGCCGTCGATGTTCCCGGAGCGCTCTGCGATTATGCAGGAAACCATGGCGACCTGACTCCCGGAGCCACCGGTGCTCCAACCGACTTCTATTACGGCGGCAATGGGACGGGAGTCATCATTAGCGTCCATCCGACTTGCAAAGATGGAAAAGCAATAGGTCCGTCGGATCGTATCCGCATGGCCTCGGTCAGCGATGGAACCTCAAGCACTTTCCTGTTTGGTGAGAAGTTTGTCCCACTCGACGGTCTCGCTCAGTTCCCCGAAGACTCTCCCGCTTACGATGGCGATCACCTGCCAGCTTCTTGCCGATTGGCGGGGCCGGGTCTGCGACTGGCCAGCGGTCCCCGCGACGTGCTGGCCGACATGTTTTCGTTTGGCAGCTGGCATCCCGCCGGCGTCCACTTCGCCCTCGTCGATGGCAGCGTGCGGATGTTCAGTCCAACGACCGACACGAAGACTCTCGGATCGTTGGCCAACCGCGGGGACGCACGCGTCGTGGAGTTGATGCAGTGA